In the genome of Lathyrus oleraceus cultivar Zhongwan6 chromosome 4, CAAS_Psat_ZW6_1.0, whole genome shotgun sequence, the window GTATTTGGGTCAAGATCAAGTGAAGATCTTGTGATTTTAGCAATTTTGAGTGTTTTGCTACAACATAAGGGATATTCAAATTTAGACATGTGTTGGCTTAAGCGTTAATTGGCTTTTAAGTATTTAGTGTTGTCTAGATTATCCGTTGTACCAAAAACTTTGAATACTAATTTGTAAAATAATGGAAGACCTACTAATTTTCAGTGATTCACCATTCAAGACTAGACTAAGCATAAAATGGGGACAACCGTGTTGAACCAGTATAAAGTCGGTGCACCAATCTCTCTATACCTATCACTTTTACATTTTTGCATAATTTGCATGATTAGGTTATTTATCGCCTTCATAGAATCCATGTTGAtaaatttttatttgtttatagTGATTTATTGTATAAGTGTCGATCTGCGATAGATATATTCATTTAGATATTCTTTTTGGCGATTAGGACTGCATAAACTTTTAATGGTAGATTGAGCATTCGATTAATCTAATTCAATTTGAACTTTGTGTGCAAATTGAATTATGATAATTGTTGAATTTCTTTTTTAAGCGAATTCATTTTTCTCAATTGTTGTGATTTCTGATGATCTTAATTAAATTTGATATTCATATAAGAGGAGTGCTAGCAACACTCTATTTTTAATACTCTCTTAAACACTCACTCTCTCATCACTTGAAACACGTGCGAAGTGGTAGGATCCACACATGTTTCAACCAATGAGAGAGTGAGTGTTTGAGAGAGTGTTGAAAAAAGAGTGTTGTTAGCATTTCTCATTCATCTAAATCATAATTTTTACAAAACCTCTGCTATATTTTGCTTCTATATGTAATATACATGCTTATTTTTTACAATTCTAATTTTcgaataaaatatttttaagaaTGGTTTTTAGGGGAATGACATTTTCAACTCCCTCTTCTAGACAGTTCGAATCTCATATTCTCTTCAAACAATGGTATTTATCATAACCACTTTTCTGCAGGGGTATCGTGCGTTTGGAAACAATGGTATTTACATGCATATCACATGAAACCATCCACATGTATCAACTCTCCTTGGCTACCCACTCCATGGTGGACTCCTTTCATATTTGCTTAAGTAAACCTGGCACATGGACAATCTTCATTAACTAGAACTCCCTCAATTACATCTGTATTATTATTAATGTAGATGTAAGTTGTAATGGCATACCGGTTCGTATTGGATTTGGTGGTACCTTTTCAACCTCATTTGAGACATGGGAATATCGTTTCTCTATATTCATCCCAAACTATTAAGACATCCTACAAGCAGAATTGTGGATCATTTACAAAAGCCTCTCACTAGCCAAAAATATGAGAATTATTGATTTGGCTTGCTACCTAGACTCACCTCTCAGTATCACCCTCATTGAGACTCCCTTAAATATGTATCATAAACATGTGGTATTGATTCAAAGTATTAAAGACATCTTGCTTGAAAATACTATGTTTCGAGTTATTCTAATCATTTATGAAGGTAATCAAAGTGATGGTTTTATGACAAAGCTTAGTGCATCAATTAACGTTGATATCCTGATTCACAACTTCTTTATTTCAAGATTGAATAACATCATTGTAACGGATATTACATAAAGTTTATTTTCAAGATTATAGTTATCTTCTTTTCTTTTATATTAATTTTGCACAAAAAAAAAAACTCtccattttgattttaattttattcaAATAATTTATGAAATAAAAAAACTCAATCTCTCGATTGTGAGTTCTTTAAATCCTCAATAAATATCAAGTATGCGGCTGATATTTTTTATGAGCTACTAAACTAAATAACACATACGTGAAAGTAGAATGCAAAGATAATACATGATTAAATTgtgaaaaaatatttgtttgatttattgtgagttttgaaaatgaaatggacaATAACATTTTAGGCAAAGCTAATCCTTCTGTCAAATATTCCATCCCCTATAAAATTTAGCCCTAACTCACCTTAATAGGTTATTCTTGCAAATAATGCATGTTTTGTATATGTGGCGTCCCATATTTGTCTTAATTTTTCCCTCGCAACATTTTTATCTCCCCCACTACATGCACACATTGTTATTTTTTATTATCCTTTTATAAAAACTAGCGTCCAGACGGGCACGTGTCCGCTTTTTTAATGCACATCATTGAAAATATAAgtgatattttttatttaaatataattttttaaaattacaGCATAGGAAAGTTATTAGTAGGAAGTTACATGGAAGTTAGTAATAGTGGTTTTATTGGAAGTTATTAGATAAATTACACAATAAAATAAGGATAAAAATGGTAGAAAAATAGGCTACAGCAAAAGAAAGTATTCCctttatatattgttatagatAACTATTTTAAAGGTTATGCTAACCTAGGTGAATtccaaataaataaaaaatattatatattcAATGTAATAAATATATACATTATTCTTTTAAAAGATTAATTTTTTTTCCAGTGCACtgaatatatttattttttagaaataaattatttttttaatttcttaAAGAGTGCTCAACTTATCTTTTTAATCTCTTAACTAATTAATGTTCGATATCACTCTTTAGCATTTCCCTTATTTTAATTAGAGAAGTTGAAACATGGAACACGAATCATATTATTGAATTGTGAAGTTTCACATAACTTTGCCACTCACACAACCTTTGCGAGCCTTTATAGAATCGACAAAGACTTGTCTAACTTGCCTTCACTTTTTGTATACTCGACTAATATTCATTCAACCATTAAAAAAATCTCTTAAATCTAATGAAACTATTTATCGTGCTTTCCTAATCATTAGGGGTGGTAAATACGCATGTCCGTCCCATTTAGGTTCATCCAGCAAAAGGCTCAAAAAAATAGGATGGGGTGAGATGAACATAGTTGAGAATGCGAGCCTAAAACCTGACCCGTCCCGCAAATAAGTGAGAGCGGGACGGAGAAAGTCCGTGGACATTGCAcattttaaatttaaaaacataaaaaattatGCAAATGTCCGCGTCCGCAAAAGCCTGCGAAAAAAATGGAAAGGGGTGAGACGAATATATTAGAGAGTGAGAGTCTAAACCTTTAGTCTGCCCCGCACTAAAGTACGAGCAAAATGGACATGATCAACATGTTGGACCCGTTTTGCCACCCATATTAACCGGTTCAAataattttcaaatatttttatatgTGGATAATTTTACATTATAATAAGTTATGGGGGAATGTATGATAAATTAgatttttgttaaaagtaataGACACAGCATTAATTAGTCATGCAATTGTTTGTTTAACAAACTCAACTAATCAGAACTTCTGAATTTCTATATATAAGCTTCTAACTCAATGCAAAAGGAAGTTGCCAACTACTCTTCAAAAGCCTTTCCAAAATGGCTCCTTCTATGTCAACAATTTACACACTCTTCTTACTTTTCTCATTAGCATATTCAGAAGAATCTTCAAGACCCTTCAACAAAATATACGCCTTTGGCGACTCTTTCACAGACACCGGCAACACCCAAAACGCCGAAGGTCCAAGTGGTTTTGGCCATGTCTCAAACTCACCATACGGCACAACTTTCTTCAACCATTCCACTAACAGATACTCTGATGGAAGACTTGTCATTGATTTTGTCACAGAATCACTTTCCATGCCTTATCTTCCTCCTTACCGTCACTGGCGTCGCACCAAAGGAAACGATGCTTTTGGTGTTAACTTTGCTGTTGCTGGTTCAACTGCTATAAACCATCAATTCTTTGTTAGAAACAATCTTACTCTTGATATCACTCCTCAGTCTATTCAAACTCAGATGCTGTGGTTTAATAGGTACTTGGATAGACAAGGATGTGAAGGCGTTGATTCGAAATGTAAAGACTTTGACGACACTCTTTTTTGGTTCGGTGAAATCGGTGTTAATGATTATGCTTACACTCTTGGATCTTCAATCTCCAAGGATACCATAAGGAAGCTTGCAATTTCAAGTGTCACAGGAGCTTTACAGGTAATAGATATGCTACTATTTCATTGAGCGTTGCAGGAACAAACTTATATGATGTTTCTGCACAGATACCAACTGAACTGATTAATTTGATATATTTTTCTTTTGCAGACTTTGTTAGAGAAAGGTGCCAAGTACATGGTTGTGCAGAGTTTTCCACCAACCGGATGTCTTCCATTGGCGATGTATTTATCGCCCGAAGATGACAGAGACGACATAGGATGTGTGAAAACTGCGAACGATGAAAGCAACAACCACAACCTTGTACTTCAATCTAGATTACAAGAACTCAGGAAACAATATCCACATGCTGTCATAGTGTATGCTGATTACATGAATGCGTACCGGACTGTAATGCAGAATCCAAGCAAGTATGGATTCAAAGAGATGTTCAAAGTGTGTTGTGGATCAGGAGATCCACCTTACAATTTCAGTGTGTTTGCTACTTGTGGTACACCTAATGCCACCGCTTGTACTGATCCTACTCAGTATATTAATTGGGATGGTGTTCATCTCACAGAAGCCATGTATAAAGTTGTTTCTGATATGTTTCTTCAAGGAAACTTTACTCAACCTCCTTTTGATTTTTTGTTGGAAAACAAAGAGAGAAATGGGTGAATCTAACATGGTTTCTCTAGAAAATAATAGAGTTTGATATTATTAATGCTTGAAATTGTAAGAGTTTGTCAAATTTACATAATAATAATCTACACTTTAGTCTATTAAATTGATCATTTGTTCATATTTAGCATCACAATTTGGCAATGAATCCCATCCTATGAGCACGTATACTCTAAAATCTCCACCCAACTACACCCAATATGTCTTATACACTCCAATACATCGTCGATATTGTTTCTTATCAGCAGAAGAGTCTTAAGTTTTTGAAAGATGGTAGATTACTTATAGCTTAGCCGTgacaaaacaaatagaaatacTATTTAGCCACAGTTTACGGTGAGAAACATTTTATGCGACTATATTTAATCACCAGACAAAATTAGATCATGTGCAGTAATCCGCCTTACACGCTTTTAAAGACGGATCCGTGATTGTTGGTTGTTGTTACCTAACTTTTCATCCTTGTCAGGAAGATATGTAATTAGCACATGATTGTAGTTGAGAACATTAATGCTATCCTTTCTAGGTGGAGTCTCTGTGACTGTAACtaaaaataaatgtgaacatACTCCCTCCTCTTTGTTCTCAGAATAAGATAGTAAATGGTCATTACTTAAATGTGAAGTGTCTATAGCGCAGATTTTGGTGAATTCATTGGATTTTTACAGTCTGATATTAATATGCATTAATGAGTTCGCATATGTGATTTTTGCATCACAACTACTAATCCTAAAATGGCAACGGTTCGTTAGAAGTTTACATGCAGAAAAACTTGCTACTAGATCTCTACCTGACAATAGTCATGGAGGTGTATATCTTTATGACACTAgatataatattttaaaaatggGAGCATTGTAAGTATCGACTAGAACAAGTCAACTTTAGTTACTATTCGGtcttaaatatatatataaggAAAAAAGGACATGTGTCCCACAAACAGATTTCACCTGTATAGTAAGACTATACAATGGCCTACAAACATACCAAACCATGAGGTGCATTCATTTCTCAAGAGATTTTTACCATACAAGTTTACAACCATACCAAACCATTCATTTCTCAAAAGATTTTTACAATACCCATGTTAGCTGATTTTTTACAGCATTGTACTATGCCATAGTTTTCAACCATATATATATCAATACACCATCGTTTCAAACAAACCAAAATTCTGACTATAGAGTTGTGGTCCAATGGATGGACGGTCGCTCTTAAAATAACAAAGCAACCACCCATTGAATGAACGGTAACGTGTAACGtgatttttatcatttttatttaatttaatattaataaagaatattaataataaatataataaatatatataataaatatatattatttaatatatttaaaattaatataaaaattaatattgTTAAAAAAGAATATTAATAATAAgtataattaatattaataataaatataattaatataaataataaatatatagtatttaatatatttaaaattaataatGTCAATAAAGAATATTAATAATAAACataattaatataaataataaatatatattatttaatatatttacaattaatataaaattaataATGAATATTTATTAATTAGTTTTGTAgatataataaaataatttaaatttatttttatgtacaaaattaatttaattaaattagttttaaaattttaattagtAATGAAATATGATAATTAGattttaattattataaataaatttcaaataatttgaattgatttatatgtatataattattttattaaaaaagTACAACTTCGTCACTACAATGGATAGATGCTTTGATTACTTTATTATTTAAATACAACTCTGTCACTTCACTGAGCGAATGCtttgattattttattatttaagtGCAGCTTCGTCACTGCAATGAGCGGATGCtttgattattttattatttaaatacAACTCCATGTGGCGGATTTGATATAAACAGAGGTGTAATGTAATCTATTTTTTCACATCTATTCTCATTTTTTTGTAATAGTTCTAACATGTATCGTCACCGCAAAAGGAAAGTGATTTTTCGAGAGACAAGTCTTTGATAGAGATGTTATTTTGGAACATTTGTAGTTTTGAGCAACTACAGAGAGAGTTGATTCGTTGGTTAGACGGAGATATACCTGAAGGCGAAAAATTAGAAGTATTAAGAGACAGGATGTCATGCGTGGGTGAGTGCGAATTAAAAATGATAAGGATACGAGAGAAATGATGTTTTGACCAAATGATATCATTTTGATTATTGTAATCAATTAGAAATGTTGTTTTCAAATGTTGTGGTTAAGTATTTTTTATTTGTCTTGATATCCGTTGTATGTGTCGTTTATTTAGACTTGTTGTTTTTCATTTGTGATATATGGTTTCTTGTTATTTATATTTGGTACTTAATGAGTAATGGTTCAAATAATTGAGAAGCTTGATGGTAATCTAAAAATGATACTtgataacaaaataaaaaattaattattacTAGTTCCAACATTGGGACACCGAGTTCGGTTGTGATCAAGAAGACGACACATGGAATATTTTCTCTCTAACTTATTAACCTTGTCCATTTCCGTTCTAATACGTAAGTTAATTGGGCGACATTTCTTGTTCCTCCGCATTCTTGGATTATGACAAATTTGATCTCCTTTATAAATTGGTCAATATTCATCATATGGTAGCACTGGAAAGCTTGTGTTGTAAACCCCAAATAGATTTGCAATCTTGTAAACATTAGACAAAAGAGTTTAAGCGTTGCGGCGCACTATAGACCATGCACCGATAACATGTGAACAAGGGACACGGTATGCCTGAAACCTTCCGCAGTCACATCAACTATTTATTAGGTTGACCTTGTAATATCTCATAGGCTTCCCCTCAGAGTGGTCCATTGTCTCCTTCACACTCAAAGTGTTTTGATTGTAATAAAAAATTCTTATCTGGTGTGTGTTGGATTTTGTTGTTTCTTCTTTCATCACCTTAACGCAATTGTCTGTAAATGTTTGCCCAAAATTCAAAATTGCACTCCACTTTGCACCTCTTTCAGCAAATTGTGATCCCAGTATATAATATGTTGCATTTATCAATACTGAAACAAATGTTGATGAAAATCGTAGAAGATCATCCCGAATTTGACGCTTTCATCGACCGCGTCAAAATCAAGGCTAGATAGGGGTTTAATGTACTtcttttttaattaaataaataatattatttctattattatttatttgttttataattattttaattattaataaaatatattttaattataacaattatttttatttttattaatttaacACTTCATTAAATATAAATAACTATATTCAATTAAcattattaaaatatattaattatattatttataattaaaattCATTTCAATTTTAATTGTACAATGCGGTTCATTCAAATGGCAGAACTTTCCTCTTTTTTTTCCGACTGTGTCGCCCATTTAAAGGGTGGTCCTAGTCAAACAATAATGTAAAATGTGATATTTTGGTATTTAGTTTGAAATGAAtggtaatttatttttatttttttgacaAAAGTGTGAAAGAACAGTAAAAAATTCACAAACCTGATTTTATTTACGAACCGATTTTTTTTCCCCTGTCGGAGAGTCTAGAGGGAGTAGAAATGGATTAAATTTAGGGGTGTGAAAAAAATCAGTTTACATAAACTAGTTTAGAAAATTTGGTGCACCAATTTTAAAAACCCAAACCACTTTATTTAAAAACTGAAATCCATTTCATTGATATAACCGGTACCCATTATAAGGAACCAATTTTGAATAGGTTAACTTAATTTTTACTCACTTATACTGTATGTTTTTACACACGGGTTCTTTAGCTTTCTTTCTTGTTTCTTCATTGTGCTTCATTACATTTTGTTTTCTTCGAAGAGAACCCATAGCAATTTCACGCTCAAGATCCATTTCATCTTCCATCATAATTCCTTAAAAGCACCTTCATTTTTAACTTCCTCCTAATATCCGTCGGCCAAAATTTGATATTTTCGTTCTCGGCAATAAGATttgagttttgtttattccttCACGGAAATATCAATGCTGAATGCGCCGGGTCT includes:
- the LOC127074024 gene encoding GDSL esterase/lipase At3g48460, which gives rise to MAPSMSTIYTLFLLFSLAYSEESSRPFNKIYAFGDSFTDTGNTQNAEGPSGFGHVSNSPYGTTFFNHSTNRYSDGRLVIDFVTESLSMPYLPPYRHWRRTKGNDAFGVNFAVAGSTAINHQFFVRNNLTLDITPQSIQTQMLWFNRYLDRQGCEGVDSKCKDFDDTLFWFGEIGVNDYAYTLGSSISKDTIRKLAISSVTGALQTLLEKGAKYMVVQSFPPTGCLPLAMYLSPEDDRDDIGCVKTANDESNNHNLVLQSRLQELRKQYPHAVIVYADYMNAYRTVMQNPSKYGFKEMFKVCCGSGDPPYNFSVFATCGTPNATACTDPTQYINWDGVHLTEAMYKVVSDMFLQGNFTQPPFDFLLENKERNG